The Metabacillus litoralis genome contains a region encoding:
- a CDS encoding glycosyltransferase, translating to MKVSIITCTIRDQFMENVFRNYKQQQWDEKELIIILNKDELDLIKWQKEAANYQNVRVFQLHEGAALGDCLNFGILKANYDYIAKFDDDDCYGPNYLLNSMKAFENDDVFIIGKSSYYVYFTNKKALMLIQNKENTYDETVSGASLIFRKEVYNKVQFQKRTRAEDYFFIEDCKKNGYKIFTTTKDDFVVIRHDSGNHTWKISDEDFLAWGEIIAYTDDFKSVLPSFNEPPIKNNVQNTKLDNEINTEKKSLALKEVYKAMLKNTLQKYQNPNLTKYSGFK from the coding sequence ATGAAAGTATCTATTATTACCTGCACGATAAGAGATCAGTTCATGGAAAATGTCTTTAGAAATTATAAACAACAGCAATGGGATGAAAAAGAACTTATTATCATCTTAAATAAAGATGAATTAGATCTTATTAAGTGGCAGAAAGAAGCCGCGAATTACCAAAATGTCCGAGTGTTTCAATTACATGAAGGAGCTGCATTAGGAGATTGTCTTAATTTCGGTATTTTAAAAGCAAATTATGACTACATTGCAAAATTTGATGATGATGACTGTTATGGTCCAAACTATCTTTTAAACTCCATGAAAGCATTTGAAAATGATGATGTCTTCATTATTGGTAAAAGTTCATACTACGTTTATTTTACAAATAAAAAAGCACTGATGCTTATTCAAAACAAAGAGAACACTTATGATGAAACAGTTTCGGGAGCTTCTCTTATTTTTAGAAAAGAAGTTTATAACAAGGTACAATTTCAAAAAAGAACAAGAGCTGAGGATTACTTTTTTATTGAAGATTGCAAAAAAAATGGCTATAAAATCTTTACAACAACTAAGGATGACTTTGTTGTCATTAGACATGATTCAGGAAATCATACATGGAAAATATCTGATGAAGACTTTCTGGCATGGGGGGAGATTATTGCCTATACGGATGATTTTAAGTCAGTTTTACCCAGTTTTAATGAGCCACCAATAAAAAATAACGTTCAAAACACTAAGTTAGATAATGAAATCAACACAGAGAAAAAATCTCTGGCTCTAAAAGAAGTTTATAAAGCCATGTTAAAAAACACTCTTCAAAAATACCAAAATCCTAACTTAACGAAATATAGCGGTTTCAAGTAA